One Lacipirellulaceae bacterium DNA window includes the following coding sequences:
- a CDS encoding secretin N-terminal domain-containing protein gives MPSKNISSQLTIGGLVRLIAILLCVGAGVTMLMRGSEAAKAQREQSIVGPRYVAQADLLPEPSGPTLREQQQLPAGNARQDRVARTQLKSMSFQELHLRLEKALGRKLTVIRDDQQPWMRVVIEEPKAGQAKATPVVISGNLRTGELSVAGRPDQVRAWQKIISALDAPRKPTEDAQIVQTSGKSNAKVRQVLNLLLAQNTPEGARNPNEAGVTSDNPTDSMLGPVQIEVVEGTDFLIIGGRPDDVARVQRIIAQIEALSAITEPKITVYPLQHVDSTSIALLVQRTFDSGASVASLDRIYGSLLVLPLGKPNAVLLIGQPQAVGKATELLQKLDLPGKTLTQFEVFRLKFANALLARDAINNAFGSDDPQVATTLSPKAVVIADERTNAVIVRAGPRDMAEVKALIAEIDRPGGDAENDLRIFKLRNSVADDLAPVLRDALLGSSDADDADAARRAAALLRLITVDEEGRRQLESGVLSNAKITADRRANALVVTAPRTAMPLVAALIEQLDQAPDTTAELKVFTINNGDAVSLADMLENLLGTGEDGDDQGQTPFQLRFSVDERTNSIIAAGSRDELILVEAILLRLDSSDARERENRVYKLKNADAEQVAIALQDWLEGRRDVQETAPGVVSPFQQIEQEVVVVPEINSNSLIVSAAPQYYTELTKIIEELDEQAPMVMIQVLIGEVRLGDADEFGVELGLQDSLLFDRSLLEDINRSTNTTIVNDAGGGSTTFEQQVIDSARFTPGFNFGDPNQALGNAGSTSSLATASKVAAQGLSSFAVGRVNPDLGFGGLVLSASSESVSMLLRALQESRRLEVLSRPQIMALDNQTGRAFVGEQVPIITASNIDQFGRQQNITQQVGVGLELLVRPRISPDGLVVMEVYASKQELGPLSQGIPIAVAPNGDPIRVPRINETTAETTISAVDGQTVVLSGLLTKRDSALHRRVPLLADIPLLGDLFRYDSTSTVRTELLIILTPHIVRDRHEAEMLKQVESARMNWCLSDVIELSSPQGLRSVGDSAGAAYAETVYPSDLAPGESYLQGPPVEALPDGDTSNMLPPPSYQQ, from the coding sequence ATGCCATCGAAAAACATCAGCTCGCAACTCACCATCGGCGGATTGGTGAGGTTGATCGCCATCCTGCTTTGCGTGGGAGCTGGCGTAACGATGTTGATGCGAGGCTCGGAAGCCGCCAAGGCTCAGCGAGAACAATCGATTGTTGGTCCGCGATACGTCGCTCAAGCGGACTTGCTTCCAGAGCCTTCTGGACCAACGCTACGCGAGCAACAACAGCTACCAGCAGGCAACGCTCGGCAGGACCGAGTAGCCCGAACCCAGCTGAAAAGCATGAGCTTCCAGGAGCTTCACCTCCGCCTTGAAAAGGCTTTAGGTCGTAAGCTCACCGTGATTCGCGATGATCAGCAGCCCTGGATGCGTGTGGTCATCGAGGAGCCCAAGGCTGGGCAAGCGAAGGCGACTCCGGTCGTGATTAGCGGCAACCTTCGCACTGGCGAACTGAGCGTGGCGGGTCGCCCCGATCAAGTACGCGCTTGGCAGAAGATCATCTCAGCTCTCGATGCACCGCGCAAGCCAACGGAAGACGCCCAGATCGTTCAAACGAGTGGCAAATCGAACGCGAAGGTCAGGCAGGTGCTTAACTTGCTGCTCGCTCAGAATACTCCAGAAGGCGCGAGAAACCCGAATGAAGCAGGCGTTACTTCAGACAATCCCACCGACAGCATGTTGGGGCCGGTTCAGATCGAGGTGGTCGAAGGGACTGACTTCCTGATTATCGGCGGCAGGCCAGACGATGTGGCTCGCGTGCAAAGAATTATTGCTCAGATCGAAGCCCTCAGCGCCATCACTGAACCGAAGATTACCGTTTATCCACTACAGCACGTCGATTCGACCTCGATTGCACTTCTCGTGCAAAGGACCTTTGATTCCGGTGCAAGTGTTGCTTCGCTTGATCGGATTTACGGGTCGCTTCTAGTGCTTCCGCTTGGCAAGCCCAACGCGGTCCTGCTCATCGGCCAACCACAGGCGGTCGGTAAAGCAACCGAACTGCTCCAAAAGCTCGATCTGCCCGGGAAGACGCTCACTCAATTCGAAGTGTTTCGCCTGAAGTTCGCCAACGCCTTGCTGGCACGGGATGCCATCAACAACGCTTTTGGCTCCGACGATCCGCAAGTAGCGACGACATTAAGCCCGAAGGCCGTCGTCATCGCTGATGAGCGAACCAACGCAGTCATCGTGCGGGCCGGACCGCGCGACATGGCGGAAGTGAAGGCTCTGATCGCGGAGATCGATCGCCCCGGCGGTGATGCTGAGAACGACTTACGCATTTTTAAGCTCCGCAACTCAGTGGCCGATGATCTGGCACCCGTCTTACGCGACGCGCTGCTGGGTAGTAGCGACGCCGATGATGCCGACGCCGCTCGACGTGCTGCGGCTTTGCTGAGGCTGATCACTGTCGATGAAGAAGGACGCCGCCAGTTGGAATCGGGGGTCCTCTCGAACGCCAAGATTACGGCGGATCGTCGCGCGAACGCCTTGGTCGTCACGGCTCCGCGAACTGCCATGCCGTTGGTGGCTGCCTTGATTGAGCAGCTCGACCAAGCCCCCGACACGACCGCGGAGCTGAAGGTCTTCACCATCAATAATGGCGATGCCGTTAGCCTGGCCGATATGCTGGAAAACCTCCTCGGTACTGGCGAGGATGGCGATGACCAAGGGCAAACACCTTTCCAGCTTCGCTTCTCCGTTGACGAACGCACTAACAGCATCATTGCCGCGGGCAGTCGCGATGAGTTAATTCTTGTCGAGGCGATTCTTCTGAGGCTCGACTCCAGCGACGCTCGTGAGCGTGAGAACCGTGTCTACAAACTGAAGAATGCCGACGCGGAGCAAGTTGCCATCGCCTTGCAAGATTGGCTCGAAGGCCGTCGTGACGTACAAGAAACGGCACCCGGTGTGGTCAGCCCTTTCCAACAGATCGAACAAGAAGTGGTGGTCGTTCCTGAGATCAACAGTAACAGTCTCATTGTCTCGGCGGCTCCGCAATATTACACCGAACTTACCAAGATCATCGAAGAGCTTGATGAGCAAGCCCCGATGGTCATGATCCAGGTTCTCATCGGCGAGGTCCGCCTAGGCGATGCCGACGAGTTTGGTGTCGAACTCGGCTTGCAGGATTCACTGCTATTCGATCGCAGTTTACTGGAAGATATCAATCGTTCGACGAACACGACCATCGTGAATGATGCTGGTGGCGGTTCGACGACCTTTGAGCAGCAAGTTATCGACTCGGCTCGGTTTACGCCGGGCTTCAACTTCGGGGACCCTAACCAGGCTCTAGGCAACGCGGGCAGCACGTCTTCCTTGGCCACGGCTAGCAAGGTTGCGGCTCAGGGGCTGTCGAGCTTTGCCGTCGGGCGAGTGAACCCTGATCTGGGGTTTGGCGGACTGGTCCTCTCTGCAAGCAGCGAGAGCGTGAGTATGCTGCTGCGTGCACTCCAAGAGTCACGCCGACTTGAGGTGCTGAGTCGTCCGCAGATCATGGCGCTCGATAATCAAACAGGGCGGGCCTTCGTAGGAGAACAAGTCCCCATTATCACAGCAAGCAATATCGACCAGTTTGGTCGCCAGCAAAATATTACCCAACAGGTTGGAGTCGGGCTGGAACTGCTTGTTCGACCACGCATCAGTCCCGATGGCTTGGTGGTGATGGAGGTTTACGCCAGCAAGCAGGAACTCGGCCCCCTGAGCCAAGGTATCCCGATCGCGGTCGCTCCGAACGGCGACCCGATTCGCGTGCCGCGAATCAACGAGACAACCGCGGAAACCACGATCAGTGCCGTCGACGGGCAGACGGTTGTTCTTAGCGGACTTTTGACGAAACGCGACTCAGCCTTGCATCGTCGTGTGCCGTTGCTGGCAGACATCCCGCTGCTAGGAGACCTCTTCCGCTACGACTCTACTTCGACCGTCCGAACAGAGCTGCTGATCATCCTCACTCCGCATATTGTGCGAGATCGCCACGAAGCGGAGATGCTCAAACAAGTCGAATCCGCACGGATGAACTGGTGCCTCTCCGACGTGATTGAACTCTCGAGCCCGCAAGGATTACGAAGCGTTGGAGATTCCGCAGGGGCAGCCTATGCAGAAACGGTTTACCCAAGCGATCTCGCCCCTGGCGAATCATACCTGCAGGGACCACCCGTAGAAGCACTACCGGACGGCGATACGAGCAATATGCTTCCGCCGCCAAGTTATCAGCAATAG
- a CDS encoding type II secretion system protein GspK, protein MNKTPSFQRDHLTRNGSVLLLVLVVIAVLALSSASYLKNMQNEHLAVRYHGLQARADAAAASGVAYATALLSRPAADLQVEGGIQDNTDLFQAIPLFESEDPEFQWSMTIVSPRIQNGLYSGLRYGLQNESAKLHVNSLLPNSRVGGTPGAGQADIGSMLGGQSSEDNSDEGADDAAADNQAAQRGNDQADPRQRLLAIPGMDVELADALLDWLDTDDIPREFGAEVDYYQQLDPAVTPRNGPITSLDELLSIRGFTRELLYGLDQNRNQQYDAGESPRGVMLELDNASGQLNLGLSAYLTVSSAENILSSDPSSGPRIDINTPALQQLHTALSTQLTAEEAKFVILYRQYGGQRQDARESRNQNQSANAKSNVELDFQKQASTPINSLLDLLGTTVTIATEKDNQQQNNSNQQDSRQSGNRGNQGRSGSSNGNNAETQTVESPWPDSPEGYRQLLRLYDLATTSPSPVFAGRININEASQPVLMTIPGMSYALADQILLQREPEIDLTTSDQRSILWPLLQGFVTRDQLQTMEKYITTRGSVYSGQAVGFRQSAVTSNQSRSSEPATQIDVISRRQFWIDTSSGTSRVIDWVDLTSLGRGYSIETLSPDGIVQ, encoded by the coding sequence ATGAATAAGACACCCTCTTTTCAACGTGATCACCTTACGAGAAACGGCAGTGTCTTGCTGCTGGTCCTCGTCGTCATCGCCGTCCTGGCCCTCAGTTCTGCCAGCTATCTGAAGAACATGCAGAACGAGCATTTGGCAGTCCGTTATCACGGCTTGCAAGCACGGGCCGATGCGGCGGCGGCCTCTGGCGTTGCGTATGCGACCGCGCTGCTGTCACGGCCTGCTGCCGACTTGCAGGTTGAAGGCGGTATCCAAGACAACACGGACCTCTTTCAGGCCATTCCACTTTTTGAGTCCGAAGACCCGGAGTTTCAATGGTCGATGACCATCGTTTCCCCCAGAATTCAAAACGGATTGTACTCGGGCTTACGTTATGGCTTACAAAACGAATCCGCCAAGCTGCATGTTAACAGTCTTCTTCCGAACAGTCGCGTAGGCGGAACTCCCGGTGCCGGCCAAGCAGACATAGGCAGCATGTTGGGGGGGCAAAGTTCCGAGGACAACTCAGACGAAGGCGCTGATGATGCAGCGGCGGACAATCAAGCAGCGCAGAGAGGAAACGACCAAGCCGATCCACGCCAGCGGCTGCTCGCGATTCCTGGGATGGACGTCGAGCTTGCCGACGCCCTGCTCGACTGGCTCGATACCGACGACATCCCGCGGGAATTCGGTGCAGAAGTCGACTACTACCAACAACTCGACCCAGCAGTGACGCCGCGCAATGGCCCCATCACGAGCCTCGACGAATTGCTTTCGATCCGGGGGTTTACTCGTGAACTCCTTTACGGTCTCGATCAGAATCGCAACCAACAGTACGACGCAGGCGAATCTCCTCGCGGCGTGATGTTAGAACTCGACAACGCGAGTGGACAACTTAACTTGGGGCTCTCCGCGTACCTCACGGTGTCCAGCGCGGAGAACATCCTCAGTTCCGATCCTAGCAGCGGCCCACGAATCGATATCAATACCCCCGCTCTGCAGCAGTTGCATACGGCTCTTTCCACACAGCTGACAGCGGAAGAAGCGAAGTTCGTGATCCTCTACCGGCAGTACGGCGGTCAACGACAGGACGCCCGCGAAAGCCGAAATCAGAACCAATCGGCGAACGCGAAATCCAACGTCGAGCTTGACTTTCAGAAGCAGGCTTCAACGCCGATCAACTCATTGCTCGACCTCCTAGGCACCACGGTCACCATTGCCACCGAGAAGGACAACCAACAGCAGAACAATAGCAACCAGCAAGACTCACGACAAAGTGGCAACCGCGGCAATCAGGGACGATCAGGCTCTAGCAATGGCAACAACGCGGAGACACAAACTGTGGAATCCCCATGGCCAGATTCACCAGAAGGATACCGTCAGCTTCTCAGGCTCTACGACTTGGCAACCACCTCGCCAAGCCCCGTCTTTGCAGGCAGGATCAACATCAACGAAGCCTCTCAGCCGGTGCTGATGACGATTCCCGGAATGTCCTACGCCCTCGCGGATCAGATTCTCTTGCAGCGTGAGCCGGAAATCGATCTGACAACTAGCGACCAGCGTTCGATCCTCTGGCCACTGCTTCAGGGCTTCGTCACGCGCGACCAACTGCAAACGATGGAGAAATACATAACCACCCGTGGCAGCGTCTACAGTGGGCAAGCCGTTGGATTTCGGCAATCGGCGGTCACCTCGAACCAAAGTCGCTCAAGCGAACCCGCCACACAGATTGACGTCATCTCCAGACGTCAATTTTGGATCGACACTAGCAGCGGCACATCTCGCGTTATCGACTGGGTCGATCTTACTTCGCTAGGGCGAGGTTACTCAATCGAAACCCTGAGTCCGGATGGCATCGTGCAATGA